The following DNA comes from Gemmatimonadota bacterium.
GGGCACGGCGAGTCCGGCGGAGTAGGCCGCGAGCAGCGCCACGCCGCGCGAAACACTGGCACTGGCACTCGCGAGTCCGAGAATGCCGCCAAGGATCGGCCCGAGACACGGCGTCCAGCCGGCCGCGAACGCCATCCCTACCAGCAACGAGCCGAGGAATCCCATCGGCTTCCGGTCGATGTGCATCCGCTGATCGCGATCGAGCAGCCCGACCCGGATGAGCCCCATGCTGTAGAGCCCGAAGAGAATCAGCATCACGCCGCCCACGCGCGCGATCCATTCGCGATGGTACTTGAGCGTGGCGCCGAGCGCGGTTGCCCCGGCTCCGAGTGCAATGAACACGAGGGAGAAACCGACGACGAAACAGAGCGCATGCAGCACGGCCCAGTGCCGCTTGTCGCTCATTTCGTCCAGGGTCATGCCGGTGAGGAACCCGATGTAGCTCGGCACCAGCGGCAGAACGCAGGGCGAGAGGAAGGAGAGCAGCCCTGCCACGAATGCCACGGCCGGTCCGAGGGTCGCTTCACCGGTCATCGAGTGCGTCCTGCGCGGGCCAGCGCGCCGTAGTCTGCTTCACGACAGGCGCGACAGAGGCCGTGTACCTCGACGCGATGCCGCTGATATTGAAAGCCATGTTCGTCGGCAACAATGGGGAGGATTCGCTCGAATCGCTCGGTCGAAAATTCGGTCACGCCGCTGCAGCGTCCGCAGATGAGATGGCCGTGCTGGCCGCCGCCGGCCGTGGCTTCGTAGCGCTTGAACCCTTCACCAAAATCGTGCGAGCGCACCAGGCCGCTCTGCAGCAGCACCTCGAGGGAGCGATAGATCGTGGCGGTACCCACCCGGAGTTGCTGGTCCTGCAGGAGTCGCTGAATCTCCTCGACCGACAGGTGCGCCGTACTGTCGAAGATGGTCCGCGCCACGAGATCGCGCTGGCGGGTGACCGGCAGATGGCGGTCCCGCAGCCACCGGCGGAACCGCTCCAGCAATTCCCGGCGCGAGGCCTCATTCTCCGGTTTCATCCACCTCGACCGCGACCGGTGCGACCACCGGCGGGAACCAGAGTGCCACGTCGACCGGTGTCGGCGGATCTTCATCGTCGGCGCGGACCGGCACGAGTGCGAGCAGTTCGTGGAGCGCGTCGAGTGGACCGCTGCCGACTTCTTCAAGGTGCGCCTCGAATCCGCCGCGCTGCTTCCCCTTGATGGTCGCCACGTAGCGCGCGGTGTGAATGATGCGCCGGTCGCCATCGATCGTGCTGAGAACGGCGGTGCCGAATTCACGATAGTCGCGCCGCAATACGCGGAAGACCCAGACGCCATCGATCGCATCGACCGCGAGTCGCCCGGTGAGCCAGAGCGCGAGCCGCTCCCAGTGCGCCCCCTCCCCGGGGCCCGTCGGGGTCAACGAGGAGAGCATTGTTCGACGTAGCTGCGGAGCACGTGCATGAAGTCCTGCGCGTTGGTAACGACCCCGAAGGCCTGATGGGTACCACGATCCCGCAATTTGTTCACGACAAACTCCGTCTGGTCGACACAGATGGTCATCAATGGCTCGGGGTGGCCGTCGATGGTATGCGTATGAAATGCCGGCAGCATGTTGCCGACCGCGATTGCGTGCAGCGCCGTGGCAATGAAGACGGCGCCAGTGGCTCTGACGGTGTGCGCCCGCATCGCGTCCTGCGCCATCAGGGCATCCGTGATCACTCCCGGGAGCGGGCCGTCGTCGCGGATCGAGCCGGCGAGCACATAGGGTACCCCATGGGTCACCAGCGCGTGCATGATACCCGCTCCAACCAGCCCGGTCGACACCGCCTGTTCGATCGAGCCGAGGGTGCGCACGGCATTGATCGCCCGCATGTGCGTGCCGTGGCCGCCGGCGGTGGGGCGGCCGCTGTTGTCCATGCCGAGCGTGGTGCCGAAGATCGCCGCCTCGATATCGTGCACGGCGACGGCGTTCCCGGCGAGGACCGCCTGCACGAAGCCCTGCCGGATGAACCATTCGAAATCGGATCGCGCGCGAGAATGTACCAGGGCTGGTCCGGCCACCCAGACGACGTAGCCGCCGCCGTCGCGCTCGGCCACCAGCCGAGCCGCCAGGTCCTCATAGTTCACCGGACGTTCGCGCGAGACCTCGGTGCTCATGAAGCCGAACTCGTTGGCGCCCCGGGCGCCGCGGAGGAATCCCTCGGTGTGGACCACCACGCCATCGCTGCCGTGCTCATCGATGCCGACGAGCACCAGATCGCCCCGCGCTACCAGGCGCGGCTCCAGCGTCTCTACCGTCGCGCCGCGCCGCACGAGGCAGCAATCCATTCGGGGTCGGGTCGGTGCGACCCACCCGGACTCGAGCTGGACGTAGGTCGGCAGGTTGGACGTCGGGAAAAACTGCTCCGGGAGGACGCCCGGCGCAGGCGCGGCCGTGAAGCGCGCCAGGGGCGCGCCGGCAAACGGGGGCAGGGTCACATCGGGGAGCCAAGTCATCGGGCCAAAGCTAGGCCGCTCGTGGGAGGTGGGACAAGGCAACTGGCGGCCAGCGATCGTGGCCCGGGCGGTGTATGATCGTTGATGCCGCTCGCCATGCGCACTGTGCTGCTGCTGATCGCCGCCTTCCCCGCTACTCTCCTGGCCCAGGGTGCGGACACCGCCCGACGGCTGACCGAGCTCACGGTCACCGTCACCCGGACCCCTGAGGCGCTCAGCCGGCTCGGCGCCTCGGTCACGGTACTCGACAGCGCCGCGCTGCGACGCGGCCGGATTGCCCCTGGACTCGACGAGGCACTCGCCTTTGTTCCAGGGCTCATCACCGGCAATCGGTGGAATTACTCGGTGGATCAACGCCTGACCATCCGCGGTTTCGGTGCGCGCGCCAATTTCGGCGTTCGCGGGATCAAGGTGATTCTCGACGGCGTACCGCAGACCCTCCCTGATGGCCAGAGTACCCTCACCAACCTCGATCTCAGTCAGGTCACCCGCGTCGAGGTGCTGCGCGGCGCGGCTTCGGCACTCTACGGCAACGCGTCGGGCGGTGTGCTCACCTTCCGTTCGAGCATCGTACCAGCGGCACCGTGGCACCTCGAGGGGCGAGCGGAGGGTGGCAGCTTCGGGAGCGCCAAGGCGCAGCTTGTCGCTGCGGCCCGGCTCGGCAACCTCGGCGTCACGGCGACCGGCTCCCGGTTCACGACCGATGGCTTCCGACAGCACAGTCGCGCCGAGCAGCAACGGTATTCACTCGGTGCCGACTGGTTTGCGAGCGGAACGACCACACTTTCCTTCCGACTCGCTGCGGCGAACGACCCGCGTGCCGAAAACCCCGGGGCACTTACCGAGGGCGAGCTCGCTGCCCGACGCGACTCCGCCGCTGCGAGCAATATCCTGCGCGGCGCGGATAAGGAGGTGAAGCAGACTCAGGGTTCCCTGGGTATCCACCACGAGAACGGACACTGGCAGGTGGACGCGACGACCTGGACTGTCGGGCGCGATCTCGAGAATCCCCTCGCGACGCCCCCGCCTGCCCCGGTCACGTCCACGAGCGGCACCTATGTCAGCATTGATCGACGCGTCTGGGGCGGCCGGGCCTCTGCGACCGTAGATCTTGGCGGGCCGCGACTGACCACCGGACTCGACCTGCAGACGTTGCGCGATGACCGAATCAATCAGCGATCGGCAGCCGGCGTCCCGACCGGGGTGAAGCTGCTCGATCAGCGGGAGCGAGTCACCGAATTCGGACCGTTCGCACAACTACTCTGGCCAGTGGAGCGCCGAGTGGTGCTCCGTGCAGGCGTCCGCCATGAT
Coding sequences within:
- a CDS encoding Fur family transcriptional regulator; its protein translation is MKPENEASRRELLERFRRWLRDRHLPVTRQRDLVARTIFDSTAHLSVEEIQRLLQDQQLRVGTATIYRSLEVLLQSGLVRSHDFGEGFKRYEATAGGGQHGHLICGRCSGVTEFSTERFERILPIVADEHGFQYQRHRVEVHGLCRACREADYGALARAGRTR
- a CDS encoding TonB-dependent receptor is translated as MPLAMRTVLLLIAAFPATLLAQGADTARRLTELTVTVTRTPEALSRLGASVTVLDSAALRRGRIAPGLDEALAFVPGLITGNRWNYSVDQRLTIRGFGARANFGVRGIKVILDGVPQTLPDGQSTLTNLDLSQVTRVEVLRGAASALYGNASGGVLTFRSSIVPAAPWHLEGRAEGGSFGSAKAQLVAAARLGNLGVTATGSRFTTDGFRQHSRAEQQRYSLGADWFASGTTTLSFRLAAANDPRAENPGALTEGELAARRDSAAASNILRGADKEVKQTQGSLGIHHENGHWQVDATTWTVGRDLENPLATPPPAPVTSTSGTYVSIDRRVWGGRASATVDLGGPRLTTGLDLQTLRDDRINQRSAAGVPTGVKLLDQRERVTEFGPFAQLLWPVERRVVLRAGVRHDASRFQVNDAFLADGDASGRRTLASWSGNIGVSLEWSRHFTAWTSVATTFETPTTTELANRPAGDGGFNPDLDPQRSVSEEVGIRGDHHRLRFEIALFRTTTHDAIVPWREVGGRSYFRNAGATRTSGAEASGTLTLRSGLSLFGTWTWTHAVFTNYRVQDGASVDTLDGHRLAGLPPHVVRLGLRGNVGRGMTIDLDHAFTAAQFADDENLLKVSGWGGGVTGARLAWHRASVEPSVEPFIAITNLFDRRYVGSVTLNGAGGRVMEPAAGRAIYAGLTVGVSGK
- a CDS encoding cytochrome c biogenesis protein CcdA, with the translated sequence MTGEATLGPAVAFVAGLLSFLSPCVLPLVPSYIGFLTGMTLDEMSDKRHWAVLHALCFVVGFSLVFIALGAGATALGATLKYHREWIARVGGVMLILFGLYSMGLIRVGLLDRDQRMHIDRKPMGFLGSLLVGMAFAAGWTPCLGPILGGILGLASASASVSRGVALLAAYSAGLAVPFLLAAFALDSFRTWFVKFRRWMPWVQRVSGVVLVIVGILLVSGQLSRLAAALQSITPAWILERV